A genomic window from Silene latifolia isolate original U9 population chromosome Y, ASM4854445v1, whole genome shotgun sequence includes:
- the LOC141633551 gene encoding U-box domain-containing protein 16-like — translation MEVPHRRRRSSPTAFLIPKLPPAYLLRVLHSLSAVIAAKSPPSSPPSLFRRSLISIIRKCGILSVIFEEILRSPSSMLDSLSNSSILCFEELFIVLQRIRVLIEDCSIGSSKTWLLMQAESITSCFHELTQDLRTLLEILPKNELNLSEDVDELREFVINCCNNRKNLIDLADDELRLTVLSFLDSIKREVVPDTSQISETFAKLGLSDSALCREEIEFLQDEFQCQTDEKSRSDVVALVGLVRYAKCVLFGASTPSLAESTRWNSSSELNAPTDFRCPITLDLMTDPVVVETGQTYDRTSITLWIESGRNTCPKTGQTLAHTNLIPNAALKSLIVMWCRENRVPYVAIEDKEGRIGVVANKVSLEATKMTVSYLLNKLASSSDLDMDLCLGSVETINRLVYELRVLAKTDSDSRACMGEAGGIPLLVRYLGPDHPNLQVNAVTTLLNLSILEANKGRIMEMDGALNGVVEVLRSGATWEAKANAAATVFSLAGVGAHRKKLGKKSRVVKGLLELARAGPTSSKRDALVAILTLAGDREIAGRLVEGGVIDTLKEIMGELPEEAMTILETVVKKGGLLAVAAASDMIGRLVAMLRSGTDRTKESAVATLVIICRKGGAEMVADLAKVSTIEMVIWELMGNGTARAKRKAASLMRILRRWSAGLEGDVLEEFSTTMGTMALQ, via the coding sequence ATGGAGGTACCTCACCGACGCCGGCGTTCATCGCCAACGGCGTTCCTTATTCCGAAACTTCCACCTGCGTATCTTCTTCGCGTACTACACTCTCTCTCAGCCGTTATCGCTGCCAAATCTCCGCCGTCATCGCCGCCGTCGTTGTTCAGGCGAAGCTTGATTTCGATCATTCGAAAGTGCGGAATTCTGTCAGTTATCTTCGAGGAAATTCTTCGATCTCCTTCGAGTATGCTCGATTCTCTATCTAATTCATCTATTTTATGTTTTGAAGAATTGTTCATTGTCTTGCAAAGAATTAGAGTTTTGATTGAAGATTGTTCAATTGGAAGTAGTAAGACGTGGCTTCTTATGCAAGCTGAGTCGATTACGAGTTGTTTTCACGAGTTGACTCAGGACTTACGCACTTTGCTTGAAATTTTGCCCAAAAATGAGCTTAATTTGAGTGAAGATGTTGATGAATTGCGCGAATTTGTGATCAATTGTTGTAATAATCGTAAAAATTTGATCGATTTAGCGGATGATGAATTGAGGCTTACGGTGTTGTCGTTTCTTGATTCGATCAAGCGCGAGGTAGTTCCTGATACTAGTCAAATTAGTGAGACGTTCGCTAAACTGGGACTGAGTGACTCAGCGCTTTGCCGAGAGGAGATTGAGTTCTTGCAAGACGAGTTCCAGTGTCAAACTGATGAGAAGTCGAGGTCCGACGTGGTGGCGTTGGTCGGGCTCGTGAGGTATGCTAAGTGTGTGCTCTTTGGCGCGTCGACTCCGAGCCTGGCTGAGTCGACACGgtggaactcgtcgtccgagttgAACGCGCCCACTGATTTCCGGTGTCCGATTACACTCGATTTGATGACTGACCCGGTTGTTGTGGAAACGGGTCAAACGTACGATCGGACGTCCATTACACTGTGGATTGAGTCGGGTCGTAACACGTGTCCGAAGACGGGTCAGACGCTGGCCCACACGAACTTGATTCCCAATGCGGCCTTAAAGAGTTTAATTGTCATGTGGTGTAGGGAGAATAGGGTTCCTTATGTGGCCATTGAGGATAAAGAGGGTCGAATCGGTGTCGTTGCAAATAAAGTTTCCCTAGAGGCTACTAAGATGACGGTGTCGTATTTGCTTAATAAATTGGCTTCAAGTTCGGATTTGGATATGGATTTATGTTTGGGTTCGGTTGAGACTATAAACCGTTTGGTTTATGAATTGCGCGTTTTGGCTAAGACCGATTCAGATAGTCGGGCTTGTATGGGGGAGGCGGGGGGAATTCCTTTATTGGTTCGGTATTTGGGACCGGACCACCCGAACCTACAAGTAAACGCGGTCACAACGTTATTAAATTTGTCAATCCTTGAGGCGAACAAGGGCCGGATAATGGAGATGGATGGAGCGTTAAATGGGGTGGTGGAAGTGCTACGCTCCGGTGCCACATGGGAGGCTAAGGCCAACGCAGCTGCTACGGTGTTTAGCCTCGCGGGAGTTGGTGCCCATCGAAAGAAACTAGGAAAGAAGAGTCGTGTTGTGAAGGGATTGCTGGAGCTCGCGAGGGCAGGACCTACAAGCTCTAAAAGGGATGCCTTGGTGGCAATCTTGACTTTGGCGGGCGATAGGGAAATAGCGGGACGGCTGGTTGAAGGGGGTGTGATTGACACACTTAAAGAGATAATGGGTGAATTACCGGAGGAAGCAATGACTATACTGGAAACGGTTGTTAAGAAAGGTGGCTTGCTGGCAGTTGCTGCAGCCAGTGATATGATCGGGAGGTTGGTGGCCATGTTGAGAAGTGGTACAGATAGAACCAAGGAGAGCGCTGTTGCAACACTTGTTATTATTTGTCGTAAAGGGGGGGCGGAAATGGTAGCGGATCTAGCAAAGGTATCGACAATTGAGATGGTGATATGGGAGTTGATGGGTAATGGAACGGCTAGAGCGAAAAGGAAAGCCGCCTCACTAATGCGAATTCTGCGGAGGTGGTCGGCAGGGTTGGAAGGAGATGTCTTGGAAGAATTTTCCACGACTATGGGCACTATGGCATTACAATGA